From the Candidatus Nanopelagicus hibericus genome, the window CGGATGCAAGTGATGCTAGGGAGGCTGCGCCAAAGGTATTAGGGCGGTTGTAATCAAGACCATTATCTAAAGTAATCAATGCTAATTTGCCGCTATTTCCAAATGGTTGAAGTGATACTAATTGCAAAATCGCTTTGGTTACAACCTCATCAGGAGCACCAGCTAAAACTTCAGCCACTACTTATCGCCTTTGTAGTTTGGATTCTCCCAAATAACAGTCCCGCCCATGCCCAGACCTATACACATGGTAGTAATTCCATACTTTACTTCGGGGCGTTCTTTAAAACCATTTGCCAAATTGAGAATTAATCTCACTCCGGAAGATGCTAGTGGGTGTCCAACTGCAATTGCGCCACCATAAATATTCACTCGGTTGTCATCATCGGCAATGCCAAAGTGATCTAGAAATGAGAGTACTTGAATTGCAAAAGCTTCATTTACTTCAAATAAACCAATATCACCAATATCTAAGCCAGCTTTTTTCAACGCTTTAATGGTGCTAGGTACCGGTCCATATCCCATAATCTCTGGTTCAACACCTGCAAATGCAAATGAGATCATTTTTGCTTTGATCGGCAGATTTAAATCCCTCGCCTTACTTTCTGAAGCCAAGATTGCAGCTGTGGCACCATCATTTAGTCCGGCTGCATTTCCAGCAGTGACGCGGCCAGCTGGCCGAAATGGTGTTTTAAGAGCTGCTAGCGCCTCCAATGTTGTTTGTGGCCGAGGTGGTTCATCAACTGTTGCCATTCCCCAACCAAGTTCAATACTACGGGTGGCAACTGGAATTAAATCAGGTTGAATTTTATTTGCTGCATACGCTGCAGCAGTCTTTTGTTGCGAAGCAAGTGCATATTTATCAGCTCGTTCTTTTGTGAGATGAGGAAATTTGTCATGTAATCGCTCAGCGGTTGCACCCATCTGCAAAGCATCGGTATCAACTATTTTTTCAGCTAAGTATCTAGGATTTGGATCCATGCCATCACCCATTGGATGATTTCCCATATGTTCAACTCCGCCGGCAATTGCTAGATCATAAGCACCCATATTTATGCCACCAGCGATAGTGGTCACTGCGGTCAGAGCGCCGGCGCACCATCGGTCAATTGAGTAACCAGGAACTGTATTTGGAATGCCCGCTAATATTGAAACTGAGCGGCCGATATTCATTCCCTGATCACCGGTTTGAGTTGCAGCGGCAATTGCTACATCATCAATTTGATCAATTGGTAGATTTGGATTGCGCTCAAGTAGGCCACGAATGCAGCGGACCATAATGTCATCTGCTCTGGTTTGAGAGTATAAGGAGCCAGCTTTACCAAACGGAGTTCTAACTGCATCAACTAAAACCACATTAGTTTTTGCGGTGGCAGTTTTACTCATAGGGCTAGGTTACTCGCCAGTAGAGTAAATGGGTAGTGGGGCAACCCCCTACTTAGACCAGTGTCTTTGCCTTTGCTGGCTTTGTATAAAGGCGAAGCACAATCGAT encodes:
- a CDS encoding thiolase family protein gives rise to the protein MSKTATAKTNVVLVDAVRTPFGKAGSLYSQTRADDIMVRCIRGLLERNPNLPIDQIDDVAIAAATQTGDQGMNIGRSVSILAGIPNTVPGYSIDRWCAGALTAVTTIAGGINMGAYDLAIAGGVEHMGNHPMGDGMDPNPRYLAEKIVDTDALQMGATAERLHDKFPHLTKERADKYALASQQKTAAAYAANKIQPDLIPVATRSIELGWGMATVDEPPRPQTTLEALAALKTPFRPAGRVTAGNAAGLNDGATAAILASESKARDLNLPIKAKMISFAFAGVEPEIMGYGPVPSTIKALKKAGLDIGDIGLFEVNEAFAIQVLSFLDHFGIADDDNRVNIYGGAIAVGHPLASSGVRLILNLANGFKERPEVKYGITTMCIGLGMGGTVIWENPNYKGDK